A portion of the Algisphaera agarilytica genome contains these proteins:
- a CDS encoding Gfo/Idh/MocA family oxidoreductase yields MTDTSPNNTTTNTEQVGISRRSFLRTGSAAGAGLVLGAPAVLSAAATNAPSDELRVGFIGCGKQQEVLFNSMKNIPGIHYAAVCDIMKDRVGRAFGQIRSGFDYSPKRYLDAEDMLAKEKDLDAVFVATPDFWHAPHTVMCLEAGINVYCEKMMSNTIDGARSMVRAAEASGKLCQIGHQRRSNPRYRYTLDQLIHGQQICGPIVNINGQWNRGVGASQDIKVKESTLPDLATLNKYGFKDNHQYLNWRWYRDLSGGPISDLGAHQIDIFNWFLGKSPKSVMASGGSNFFKHREHFDNVMCVFEYDTPTGGARAFYQVLTTTSAGGGYYESFMGTEATVQISERNVFTKIYRESDAPSWDPLVAKGFLKRSTAAAAAPSSDGGAVASYASAAPEAYELPGDLNKPPHQPHIENFFNAVRGKEKLTCDARHAFESEAPIYWVNPAADNHETIQLTEEHLSV; encoded by the coding sequence GTGACAGACACTTCGCCTAACAACACAACCACCAACACTGAGCAGGTCGGCATCAGCCGCCGTTCGTTCCTTCGTACAGGCAGCGCCGCGGGCGCGGGCCTGGTGCTGGGGGCTCCGGCCGTCCTGAGCGCCGCGGCCACCAACGCGCCTTCCGACGAGCTGCGTGTCGGCTTCATCGGCTGCGGCAAGCAGCAAGAGGTCCTCTTCAACTCGATGAAGAACATCCCGGGCATCCACTACGCCGCGGTGTGCGACATCATGAAAGACCGCGTCGGCCGGGCCTTCGGGCAGATCCGCTCCGGATTCGATTACAGCCCCAAGCGCTATCTCGACGCGGAGGATATGCTCGCCAAAGAGAAAGACCTCGACGCGGTGTTCGTCGCCACGCCGGACTTCTGGCACGCCCCGCACACAGTGATGTGCCTCGAGGCGGGCATCAACGTCTACTGCGAAAAGATGATGTCCAACACCATTGATGGTGCACGCTCTATGGTCCGCGCCGCCGAGGCTTCGGGCAAGCTCTGTCAGATCGGCCACCAACGCCGGTCGAACCCGCGATACCGCTACACCCTGGATCAGCTTATTCACGGCCAGCAGATCTGCGGCCCGATCGTGAACATCAACGGCCAGTGGAACCGCGGCGTCGGCGCTTCGCAAGACATCAAGGTCAAAGAATCGACCCTGCCCGACTTGGCGACCCTCAACAAGTACGGCTTCAAGGACAACCACCAGTACCTCAACTGGCGTTGGTACCGCGACCTTTCGGGCGGGCCCATTTCCGACCTCGGTGCCCACCAGATCGACATCTTCAACTGGTTCCTGGGCAAGAGTCCGAAGTCGGTCATGGCCTCGGGCGGCAGCAACTTCTTCAAGCACCGCGAGCACTTCGACAACGTCATGTGCGTGTTTGAGTACGACACCCCCACCGGCGGGGCCCGTGCGTTCTACCAGGTGCTCACCACCACCAGTGCCGGCGGCGGGTACTACGAGTCGTTCATGGGGACCGAAGCGACGGTCCAGATCTCTGAACGCAACGTGTTCACCAAGATCTACCGCGAATCGGACGCCCCCAGCTGGGACCCGCTGGTCGCCAAGGGATTCCTCAAGCGCTCGACCGCGGCCGCGGCGGCGCCGAGCTCCGATGGCGGGGCGGTTGCGTCCTACGCCTCGGCGGCCCCCGAGGCCTACGAACTGCCCGGCGACCTCAACAAGCCGCCGCACCAACCCCACATCGAAAACTTCTTCAACGCCGTCCGCGGCAAAGAAAAGCTAACCTGTGACGCTCGTCACGCCTTTGAATCCGAAGCGCCGATCTACTGGGTCAACCCGGCCGCGGATAACCATGAAACCATCCAATTGACTGAGGAACACCTGAGCGTATGA
- a CDS encoding sialidase family protein: MSGYCEEFWCHPTDPDVMFMGPDMYVSYGTWDGGKSWHSLKDHDGLGHEMKRVLDIEFSRQDPDFGLAIDWNGWAYRSTDRGRSWTKIKELGAVLVKPGTPAEQRPGGMMQGYWQSRMGELAVDPTDDQVWYVGAGDFWNVKANHRSAAKPHGNRFAFGAYGFVLKTTNGGKSWKKITDGLPDDMEVGKIIVNPTNPQSVVMATSHGMMISDDGGLSWKDISKGLPNNLPRDLTSYYDAASGEFVLYAVEQTVYSPSKMTIHCEGGVFRSVDGGASWEDITGNLPIDMAEINFPATTDRFHRAVGFWLGISKQQAAKTITRMPSEVLPVFNRIEVNPLNKNEIYLALNKKHDRTFGPGDLWMSPNGGKNWLTVARHGKYWIGNNDKRYWRSRKNPTNPNIEFAHLQPYMDQGTEHSGNRKLAINSLGEVFIGVDQQTLKSTNKGKSWKQIDDDESPPGSGRWIGRGGSNLPGRFMLLETGIKDRYLLSSGEHGLWQTAALGNWPNKDAVAVEQIEGQVHVHGTESIATVAVHPNDPKTIYIMSWRQTNRGKLRRTTDGGKTWENIATIFECANNSWEALANQNSLLIDPQNPDNMFFCATYIRNGEISGGRGPKLTKGEYGFYRSEDGGYTWTPSNQGFHQGFSVRRLAMHPGNPRVLYAALNDKNGGLYRTTNGGKNWKRVPLPEPIKAINHVSIDRHNKHILVSAGTATGKPEEGGVWRSTDNGKTWKVIFKAPYVWQAEPSPVNPKIIAISVAGQSTKLLDNFRNPGIYLSRDGGRRWLKINRGLGQPDRMTDIKPDPYDENILWSAAWGSGWFKGIIREPTE, translated from the coding sequence ATGTCCGGTTACTGCGAAGAGTTCTGGTGCCACCCCACCGACCCGGATGTCATGTTCATGGGTCCGGATATGTACGTGAGCTACGGGACGTGGGACGGCGGAAAGTCGTGGCACTCCCTCAAGGACCACGACGGACTGGGTCACGAGATGAAGCGCGTGCTCGATATCGAGTTCTCGCGGCAGGACCCGGATTTCGGATTGGCGATCGACTGGAACGGCTGGGCCTACCGCTCAACCGACCGCGGACGGTCGTGGACCAAGATCAAAGAGCTCGGCGCGGTGCTGGTGAAGCCTGGGACCCCGGCTGAGCAGCGCCCCGGAGGGATGATGCAGGGCTACTGGCAGTCGCGTATGGGCGAACTCGCGGTAGACCCAACGGACGACCAGGTGTGGTACGTCGGCGCGGGCGACTTCTGGAACGTCAAGGCCAACCACCGCTCCGCCGCCAAGCCCCACGGCAACCGCTTCGCCTTCGGTGCCTACGGCTTCGTCCTCAAGACCACAAACGGCGGCAAGAGCTGGAAGAAGATCACCGACGGCCTCCCCGACGACATGGAAGTCGGCAAAATCATCGTCAACCCCACCAACCCCCAGAGCGTCGTCATGGCGACCAGCCACGGCATGATGATCAGCGACGACGGCGGGCTGTCGTGGAAAGACATCTCGAAAGGATTACCCAACAACCTGCCGCGCGACCTGACGTCGTACTACGACGCCGCGTCGGGCGAGTTTGTGTTGTATGCGGTTGAGCAAACGGTCTATTCGCCAAGCAAGATGACCATTCATTGCGAAGGCGGCGTGTTTAGAAGTGTTGACGGCGGGGCTTCCTGGGAAGATATAACCGGTAACCTGCCCATCGACATGGCGGAGATCAACTTTCCCGCGACCACCGACCGCTTCCACCGGGCCGTGGGTTTTTGGTTGGGCATCTCCAAGCAGCAGGCAGCAAAAACGATCACGCGGATGCCAAGTGAGGTGTTGCCTGTTTTCAACCGCATCGAGGTCAACCCGCTCAACAAGAACGAGATCTACCTCGCGCTCAACAAAAAACACGACCGCACCTTCGGGCCCGGTGATCTCTGGATGTCCCCCAACGGCGGGAAGAACTGGCTCACCGTCGCACGCCACGGCAAGTACTGGATCGGCAACAACGACAAGCGGTACTGGCGCAGCCGAAAGAACCCCACCAACCCCAACATCGAGTTCGCCCACCTCCAGCCCTACATGGACCAAGGCACCGAACACTCGGGCAACCGTAAGCTCGCCATCAACTCCCTCGGCGAGGTCTTCATCGGCGTCGACCAACAGACCCTCAAGTCCACCAACAAGGGCAAGAGCTGGAAGCAGATCGACGACGACGAATCGCCGCCCGGTAGCGGCCGGTGGATCGGCCGGGGCGGCAGCAACCTGCCCGGGCGGTTCATGCTGCTGGAGACCGGCATCAAGGATCGCTACCTGCTGTCCAGCGGCGAGCACGGCTTGTGGCAGACCGCCGCCCTCGGCAATTGGCCCAACAAGGACGCCGTGGCGGTGGAGCAGATCGAAGGCCAGGTCCATGTCCACGGCACCGAGTCGATCGCCACCGTGGCCGTCCACCCCAACGATCCCAAGACGATCTACATCATGTCCTGGCGCCAGACCAACCGCGGAAAGCTCCGCCGGACGACCGATGGCGGCAAGACCTGGGAGAACATCGCGACGATCTTCGAATGTGCCAACAACTCCTGGGAGGCGTTGGCCAATCAGAACTCGCTGCTGATCGATCCGCAGAACCCCGACAACATGTTCTTTTGTGCCACCTACATCCGCAACGGTGAAATCTCCGGCGGGCGTGGCCCCAAGCTCACCAAAGGTGAGTACGGCTTCTACCGCTCCGAAGACGGCGGCTACACCTGGACGCCCAGCAACCAAGGATTCCACCAAGGCTTCAGCGTCCGACGCCTGGCCATGCACCCCGGCAACCCCAGAGTCCTCTACGCCGCCCTCAACGACAAGAACGGCGGCCTCTACCGCACCACAAACGGCGGGAAAAACTGGAAGCGGGTGCCGCTCCCTGAGCCCATCAAGGCGATCAACCACGTCTCGATCGACCGCCACAACAAGCACATCCTCGTAAGCGCGGGGACCGCCACCGGCAAGCCCGAAGAAGGCGGCGTCTGGCGCAGCACCGACAACGGCAAAACGTGGAAGGTGATCTTCAAAGCACCGTACGTTTGGCAAGCCGAGCCCTCACCGGTGAACCCGAAGATCATCGCGATCAGCGTCGCGGGCCAGAGCACCAAGCTACTCGACAACTTCCGCAACCCCGGGATCTACCTGTCGCGTGACGGCGGCAGACGCTGGCTGAAGATCAACCGTGGCCTGGGCCAACCCGATCGCATGACCGACATCAAGCCCGACCCCTACGACGAAAACATCCTGTGGTCCGCCGCCTGGGGCAGCGGCTGGTTCAAAGGCATCATCCGCGAACCCACCGAGTAA
- a CDS encoding Gfo/Idh/MocA family protein, producing the protein MNPSLNRRTFLKTTAAGAAGAMMPAPFSIGQPGPSANSKLNIAMIGAGNIAAMAYGPCSSENIVALADVDEGMFLQHAEKYPQLHDAKKYTDFRVMLDEMDGEIDAVCINTPDHTHFVATIAAMERGMHVITQKPLTYNIWEAQTLQKAKQKYGVVTNMAAQGHTFDGIRQMREWYEADVFGQITEVHSWRGGPQWKEDDGSANGYWMKPSTFPPSAETVPEGFDWDLWKGPVVTDLPYSRFYHPKGWRGHFAFANGLVGDWLVHVADAPIWILDLFDPVAVELEDVEGGNEWIVPDGNRVRWDFERRGDKKPCTFYWHNGNSKRFRPEKPEAWTWDEETPWHGTFYYGEKQLGYTDHRSNKPRLASLEASRAFKEAGYPEEVYPRVKGGPFNEWIRAIKGEGPEPGANFEYAAPFTVTALLGALAMRFGGRIEWDAKEGRITNRPELNAYVKPEVRSGWEYGQDLW; encoded by the coding sequence ATGAATCCCTCGCTTAATCGCCGTACGTTCTTGAAAACAACAGCTGCCGGGGCTGCGGGCGCAATGATGCCTGCCCCGTTTTCGATCGGCCAGCCGGGCCCATCCGCAAACAGCAAGCTGAACATCGCCATGATCGGCGCGGGCAACATTGCCGCGATGGCCTACGGGCCGTGCAGCAGCGAAAACATCGTCGCCTTGGCGGATGTCGACGAGGGCATGTTCCTCCAACACGCCGAGAAGTATCCTCAGCTCCACGACGCGAAGAAGTACACCGACTTCCGCGTGATGCTCGACGAGATGGACGGCGAGATCGACGCGGTGTGCATCAACACGCCCGACCACACCCACTTCGTCGCCACGATCGCCGCCATGGAGCGCGGGATGCACGTCATCACGCAGAAGCCGCTGACCTACAACATCTGGGAAGCGCAGACACTCCAGAAAGCCAAGCAGAAGTACGGAGTCGTGACCAACATGGCCGCTCAGGGCCACACGTTCGACGGTATCCGCCAGATGCGAGAATGGTACGAGGCTGATGTCTTTGGCCAGATCACCGAAGTCCACTCCTGGCGTGGCGGCCCGCAATGGAAAGAAGACGATGGCAGCGCCAACGGCTATTGGATGAAGCCTTCGACCTTTCCCCCGTCCGCCGAAACTGTACCGGAGGGCTTCGACTGGGATTTGTGGAAGGGGCCGGTGGTTACCGATCTGCCGTACAGCCGCTTCTACCACCCCAAGGGTTGGCGTGGCCACTTCGCGTTTGCCAACGGCCTGGTCGGCGATTGGCTGGTCCACGTCGCTGATGCCCCGATCTGGATTCTCGACCTGTTCGATCCCGTAGCGGTCGAGCTAGAGGACGTTGAAGGCGGCAACGAATGGATCGTGCCAGACGGCAACCGCGTCCGGTGGGACTTCGAACGCCGCGGCGACAAGAAGCCCTGCACGTTCTACTGGCACAACGGCAATTCCAAGCGGTTCCGCCCCGAGAAACCCGAGGCCTGGACCTGGGACGAGGAAACCCCTTGGCACGGCACGTTCTACTACGGCGAGAAACAGCTCGGCTACACCGATCACCGCTCGAATAAGCCACGCTTGGCCAGCCTCGAAGCCTCCCGCGCATTCAAAGAAGCGGGCTACCCCGAGGAGGTCTACCCCCGGGTGAAGGGCGGCCCGTTCAATGAGTGGATCCGCGCGATCAAGGGCGAGGGCCCCGAGCCCGGTGCAAACTTTGAATACGCGGCTCCGTTCACTGTGACCGCGCTGCTGGGTGCCCTGGCGATGCGGTTCGGCGGCCGTATCGAGTGGGACGCCAAGGAAGGCCGGATTACCAACCGTCCCGAGCTCAACGCCTATGTCAAACCCGAAGTGCGTTCCGGTTGGGAGTACGGCCAGGACCTGTGGTGA
- a CDS encoding discoidin domain-containing protein has translation MKLTTTLTASSLILSACLLSACGDSSSTADAEGGSDSASASTSASGGMILTTDLPEERLEGTPIPNKVPNLVQPPTEAPKITVPEGSTLLSAGKPVTASDDFTIVGDIAYITDGDKQAGEGYYVEVIDGLQWVQIDLEATHNIDAVWVWHFHSQRRAYHDVIIQISDDESFESGVTTIYNNDYDNSAEMGQGKDAPYIESRFGLLVDAKGQAGRYVRLYSNGSTANEMNHYTEVEVFGRPVE, from the coding sequence ATGAAACTCACCACCACCCTGACCGCATCGTCACTGATTCTTTCGGCCTGCTTGCTCTCGGCTTGCGGTGACAGCTCCTCCACGGCCGACGCCGAGGGCGGAAGCGACTCGGCTTCCGCCTCCACGTCTGCATCCGGCGGCATGATCCTGACCACCGACCTGCCCGAAGAACGCCTCGAAGGCACCCCGATCCCCAACAAGGTGCCCAACCTCGTCCAGCCGCCCACCGAAGCCCCGAAGATCACGGTGCCCGAGGGCAGCACGCTCCTCTCGGCGGGCAAGCCCGTCACCGCCAGCGACGACTTCACCATCGTCGGCGACATCGCCTACATCACCGACGGCGACAAGCAGGCCGGTGAAGGCTACTACGTCGAAGTGATCGACGGCCTGCAGTGGGTCCAGATCGACCTCGAAGCGACGCACAACATCGACGCGGTTTGGGTTTGGCACTTCCACAGCCAACGCCGTGCGTACCACGACGTGATTATCCAGATTTCCGACGACGAATCATTCGAGTCTGGCGTGACCACGATCTACAACAACGACTACGACAACTCCGCTGAAATGGGCCAAGGCAAAGACGCGCCGTACATCGAGAGCCGTTTCGGCCTGCTCGTGGACGCCAAGGGTCAGGCCGGCCGGTATGTCCGTCTGTACAGCAACGGCAGCACCGCCAACGAAATGAACCACTACACCGAAGTCGAAGTCTTCGGCCGCCCGGTCGAGTAG
- a CDS encoding 3-keto-disaccharide hydrolase has translation MKFSVLVICLAAGSTSYAVAQSAPEAEYESLFDGETLDGWQIMQVPEDHKYFAVDENFFVRDGAIHCYQLPNKNGGLILSERKFGDFELELEFQSDWGCDSGIFLRCTHDGRGIQILNDYLKDGNIGFVFGQGTGGYLSRPILLNEQDGEIVAADSYDGVEIDRLTYAMDAATWNATFKPGEWNTIRIRCVGSEPMITTWLNGVKMMEMDGSVYAGRQLRDSVDHNWEAKPAWDSEKVQQITGNRGSIALQIHPGGRWEPGGSARYRNIRILELDAQSTEQ, from the coding sequence ATGAAGTTTTCTGTGTTGGTGATTTGCCTCGCGGCTGGCTCGACAAGCTATGCCGTGGCCCAGTCAGCCCCCGAAGCCGAGTACGAGTCATTGTTTGACGGCGAGACGCTCGACGGCTGGCAGATCATGCAGGTCCCCGAGGATCACAAGTATTTTGCGGTGGATGAGAATTTCTTTGTGAGAGACGGTGCGATCCACTGCTATCAGCTACCCAACAAGAATGGCGGACTCATTCTTTCCGAGCGAAAGTTCGGTGACTTCGAATTGGAACTGGAGTTTCAAAGCGACTGGGGCTGCGATTCGGGCATCTTCCTTCGTTGTACCCACGACGGGCGGGGAATCCAGATCCTGAACGACTACCTCAAGGACGGGAACATCGGCTTCGTATTCGGCCAGGGGACAGGCGGTTATCTCTCGCGGCCGATCCTGCTCAACGAGCAAGACGGCGAGATCGTCGCGGCCGACAGTTACGACGGCGTTGAGATCGATCGGCTTACATACGCCATGGACGCGGCGACGTGGAACGCCACCTTTAAGCCCGGTGAGTGGAACACGATCCGCATCCGTTGCGTGGGCAGCGAACCGATGATCACCACTTGGCTGAACGGCGTGAAAATGATGGAGATGGACGGTTCGGTGTATGCCGGGCGTCAGCTGCGTGATTCGGTCGACCACAACTGGGAAGCCAAGCCCGCCTGGGATAGCGAGAAGGTCCAGCAGATCACCGGCAACCGCGGTTCGATCGCGCTGCAGATCCACCCCGGCGGCCGATGGGAACCCGGCGGCTCGGCCCGGTATCGCAACATCCGCATCTTGGAACTCGACGCTCAATCAACCGAACAATGA
- a CDS encoding glycosyltransferase, whose amino-acid sequence MDFDFTLVTPVYKDADRLAVYGPTLAEALSQAKLPVRWVISDDGSGEEQLAKLQAQAQTYRETYPHIEVFKLPTHRGKGAAVREAWKAFPPQTWLMFVDADGSITAETVLALMLQAHELGSGHALLGARLENPDTHIEQRAFRKIVNRSFSLLVRLCLGIACRDPQCGVKTIGQDDFTAIAPLLIEDGLSFDSELLVALKQHGIQLIETPIDWVEKPGGQVKPFRDAWPMFAALLKIAWRSRRGELRKT is encoded by the coding sequence ATGGATTTTGATTTTACTCTCGTCACCCCGGTGTATAAAGACGCGGACCGCCTGGCGGTTTACGGGCCGACCTTGGCCGAGGCGTTGTCGCAGGCGAAGCTTCCGGTGCGGTGGGTGATTTCTGACGACGGCTCGGGGGAGGAACAGCTTGCCAAGCTGCAAGCCCAGGCGCAGACCTACCGCGAGACCTACCCGCACATCGAAGTCTTCAAACTCCCCACTCACCGCGGCAAAGGCGCGGCGGTGCGTGAGGCGTGGAAGGCGTTCCCCCCGCAAACCTGGCTGATGTTCGTGGATGCCGACGGCAGTATCACCGCCGAAACTGTTCTCGCCCTGATGCTCCAGGCCCACGAACTCGGGTCGGGGCACGCGTTGCTCGGTGCGCGTTTAGAAAACCCCGATACCCACATCGAGCAACGCGCCTTCCGCAAAATCGTCAACCGCAGTTTTTCGCTGCTCGTCAGGCTTTGCCTCGGGATCGCCTGCCGCGACCCGCAGTGCGGCGTCAAGACCATCGGCCAGGACGACTTTACCGCCATCGCCCCCCTGCTCATTGAAGACGGCCTGTCCTTCGACTCCGAACTCCTGGTCGCCCTGAAACAGCACGGCATCCAACTCATCGAAACCCCGATCGATTGGGTCGAGAAGCCCGGCGGGCAGGTGAAGCCATTTCGTGACGCGTGGCCGATGTTCGCTGCGCTGCTCAAGATTGCATGGCGTAGTCGCAGGGGCGAGCTTCGCAAGACCTGA
- a CDS encoding FAD:protein FMN transferase, whose product MIDLQGKEGIHRFEHQAMNTLFSVLVDQADAAMASDAAIASFERLDRLEDALSRYREGSDISQINAMQSGESLLIQEDTHRCMIEAMRVAEVTGGLFDITLGSQIEHLKNAEAGMAPPVAGQLSLDDKRPVVHCIEAGRQLDLGGIGKGYALDRMAELVRDWGVESALLCSGASTFRVIGSEAWPIDLSGEKQSRRLMLVEGALSASGHAIQGAHLVRPDASGELFAGYRHLWLRAHDATWADALSTACMLMSPEQIREWRKGYAAADEIYFESPRGDIDTI is encoded by the coding sequence ATGATTGACCTTCAGGGCAAAGAAGGTATCCATCGCTTCGAGCATCAGGCCATGAACACATTGTTTTCGGTCTTGGTCGACCAAGCCGACGCGGCAATGGCTTCGGACGCCGCGATCGCGAGTTTTGAACGGCTGGATCGCCTGGAGGATGCGCTGAGTCGGTACCGCGAAGGCAGCGATATCAGCCAGATTAACGCGATGCAGTCGGGGGAGTCTTTGTTGATCCAAGAAGACACCCATCGATGCATGATTGAGGCGATGCGGGTCGCGGAGGTGACCGGGGGCTTGTTCGATATCACCCTGGGCTCTCAGATCGAGCACCTCAAAAATGCCGAAGCGGGAATGGCTCCCCCGGTGGCTGGGCAGCTGAGTCTCGACGACAAACGTCCCGTGGTTCACTGTATTGAGGCCGGTCGGCAACTCGATCTGGGGGGGATCGGCAAGGGGTATGCCTTGGATCGCATGGCTGAGCTGGTGCGCGACTGGGGGGTCGAATCTGCTCTGCTCTGCAGCGGGGCGAGTACGTTCCGGGTGATTGGAAGCGAGGCTTGGCCGATTGACCTGAGTGGAGAGAAGCAGAGTCGGCGGCTGATGCTGGTCGAGGGAGCGCTGAGCGCGTCCGGGCACGCTATCCAGGGGGCGCACCTCGTGCGTCCGGATGCTTCGGGCGAGCTGTTTGCGGGCTACCGCCACCTCTGGCTGAGGGCCCATGACGCGACCTGGGCGGATGCACTATCGACCGCCTGCATGCTGATGTCGCCCGAGCAGATCCGGGAGTGGCGAAAGGGCTATGCAGCGGCCGATGAAATTTATTTTGAGTCGCCCCGGGGCGATATCGACACAATCTGA
- a CDS encoding glycosyltransferase family 39 protein translates to MSLSSQDDRPEPPRWIVCVLVLVTLGAAVYGGWLRVSSLDSAPLHADEAATGAKVLSMRLEGEGYVFDPRHYHGPLLTSATIPLARWRGETTWEDLTKQTLRIVPVVFSGLTVLLILLMWPSLRWGAVVAVAWVATSPFLVYYSRVYIHEPLQVFAAVMWLACALGYAAKPSWSKAVLGGLALGVMASNKETAAISVFSWCLAGVILAMVFCRSREQLAQQIRHHAPRALVAIGTALVVMTAFYTDFGRHPAGIIEFFKTYFVYETQADHSKPFSYYGWLLAWPKHRGGFWWCEGLIVLSAILGAILACRDRRAAAIRYIALSALIEVGVYSCIGYKTPWLMMVAWIQICLVAGYGVTALASRRHSMGWQLASVLMLCGALSWQTVQAQRAAHRFPVDERNPYAYVPTSKDVEKLERWLVGLAEAYPVMREKPLAVVGDQYWPLPWYLRGFENVGYWADLPEGVSGFPLVITLPDQGDAALAELAESHDAVPRSLRADTLLLVHIRRDIWLDYLDPERDDD, encoded by the coding sequence ATGAGCTTATCTTCACAGGACGACCGCCCTGAACCACCCCGGTGGATCGTTTGCGTGTTGGTGCTGGTCACGTTGGGCGCGGCCGTCTACGGCGGGTGGCTGCGGGTGTCGTCACTCGACTCGGCCCCGCTCCACGCCGACGAAGCGGCGACGGGGGCAAAGGTGCTGAGCATGCGCCTCGAGGGCGAGGGCTATGTCTTCGATCCCCGTCACTACCACGGCCCGTTGTTGACCTCCGCCACGATTCCGTTGGCGCGTTGGCGGGGCGAGACGACGTGGGAAGATCTGACGAAGCAGACCCTGCGCATCGTGCCGGTGGTTTTCAGCGGGTTAACGGTGTTGTTGATCCTCCTGATGTGGCCCTCGCTCCGATGGGGCGCGGTGGTGGCGGTGGCGTGGGTGGCGACCTCGCCGTTCCTGGTTTACTACAGCCGGGTCTACATCCATGAACCTCTGCAGGTTTTCGCGGCGGTGATGTGGCTCGCATGCGCGCTCGGTTATGCGGCCAAGCCGTCGTGGAGCAAGGCTGTACTTGGCGGATTGGCCTTGGGGGTGATGGCCAGCAACAAGGAGACCGCGGCGATCAGTGTGTTCTCGTGGTGTCTGGCGGGCGTAATTTTGGCGATGGTGTTTTGCAGATCGCGCGAACAATTGGCTCAGCAGATCCGACATCACGCACCACGAGCCCTAGTGGCGATCGGCACGGCGCTCGTCGTGATGACAGCGTTCTACACCGATTTCGGCCGGCACCCCGCGGGGATCATCGAGTTCTTCAAGACCTACTTCGTCTATGAGACCCAGGCAGATCACAGCAAGCCGTTCAGTTATTACGGCTGGTTGCTGGCTTGGCCCAAGCACCGCGGCGGGTTCTGGTGGTGCGAAGGCCTGATCGTCTTGTCCGCGATTCTCGGGGCGATACTCGCGTGTCGGGATAGGCGGGCGGCTGCCATCCGTTATATCGCGTTGTCGGCGTTGATTGAGGTGGGGGTGTATTCGTGCATCGGCTACAAAACACCTTGGTTGATGATGGTCGCCTGGATTCAGATCTGCCTGGTTGCGGGTTATGGCGTGACAGCGCTGGCCTCCCGCCGTCATTCCATGGGTTGGCAGCTGGCGTCGGTGCTTATGCTCTGCGGCGCTCTCTCGTGGCAGACGGTGCAGGCCCAGCGGGCGGCTCACCGCTTCCCCGTGGATGAGCGGAACCCGTATGCGTATGTGCCCACTTCCAAGGACGTGGAGAAGCTGGAGCGGTGGCTGGTTGGACTGGCCGAGGCGTATCCGGTCATGCGTGAAAAACCATTGGCCGTGGTGGGAGATCAGTACTGGCCGCTGCCCTGGTATCTGCGGGGGTTCGAAAACGTTGGCTATTGGGCGGATTTGCCTGAAGGGGTGAGCGGATTCCCGTTGGTCATCACGCTGCCCGACCAGGGCGATGCCGCTTTGGCGGAGTTGGCCGAGAGTCACGACGCGGTGCCCCGGAGTCTACGTGCAGACACGTTACTGCTGGTGCATATTCGGCGGGATATCTGGCTGGACTACCTCGATCCGGAGCGTGACGATGATTGA